A stretch of DNA from Terriglobales bacterium:
GGAAGATCAGGGCTTCGGTGACTCCCGCGCGCCGGGCGATGGCGCGTGTGGTGGTGCCTTGAAAGCCCTGCCGGGCGAAGAGCTCGCGGGCCACCTCCAGGATCTGGCGGCGGCGGTCGGGAGCGGAATAACGGACGGCCCGGGACATAAGTAAGTAAACACTTACTTATAGGCGGCCGGCGGCAGTCCTGTCAAGGCAAGCGGCTGCTATGTTGCATCGGACGAGAGTAGGGTAGGTTAGAGGCCAGCGAGCGCCACTGTGTCCGTAACCCACATCGACCTGCCGGAGGAATTCAATGTCGCCGCCTGGTTCGTGGACCGCAATCTGGAGCAAGGCCGCGGCGAGCGGGTGGCCATCGAATACGGCCCGGAGCGCGTCACTTACCGGGAAGTCTTCGAGCGGGTGAATCGCCTAGCGAACGCCTTGCGCCAGTCGCTGGGCGTGCGCCGCGAGGAGCGGGTGGCGTTGCTGCTTCACGACACTCCCGATTTCGC
This window harbors:
- a CDS encoding AMP-binding protein; amino-acid sequence: MSVTHIDLPEEFNVAAWFVDRNLEQGRGERVAIEYGPERVTYREVFERVNRLANALRQSLGVRREERVALLLHDTPDFAYGFFGAIRMGAVAVPLNTLLKPHDYEHLLNDCRARV